One window of the Bombus vancouverensis nearcticus unplaced genomic scaffold, iyBomVanc1_principal scaffold0041, whole genome shotgun sequence genome contains the following:
- the LOC117163862 gene encoding venom serine protease Bi-VSP-like isoform X3 — protein MEVQMPVIKNAECKIAYSKFPNAPDITDGIICAEHAQGGEDSCTADRGGPLLIQHE, from the exons atggaagtacaaatgccagtgattaagaacgccgaatgcaaaatagcttattccaaatttcctaatgcacctgatatcactgatggtataatatgcgccgaacatgctcagggtggagaggattcttgtacg gctgaccgcggcggaccactgctgatacaacatgaatga
- the LOC117163862 gene encoding uncharacterized protein LOC117163862 isoform X2 has translation MMWADDIYNYQGITPTFAQNFNETVPWEGRTDTLISRFVHPICTTNFRTLYNEEPDGRGHVM, from the exons atgatgtgggctgatgacatttataattatcaaggaatcacccctacattcgctcag aattttaatgaaactgtcccttgggaaggaagaactgataccttgatatcacggtttgtacatcctatatgtacgacaaattttagaacattatataacgaagaaccagatggtcgtggccatgtgatgtga
- the LOC117163862 gene encoding uncharacterized protein LOC117163862 isoform X1 has product MVNQLNLSICTYVLIVCCMIEYRIGAWPWIAALGFRNPRNPDKPLWKCGGSLISARHVLTAAHCAHMDGIENIHNHNIAILRLVEEVPFSSKSSNIYIYMLLSITEVSYPEISYCTHILCHKACTILSHTFGHSFPAFSFIFLFFRVRISHLYERAPTKEQLRRL; this is encoded by the exons atggtaaaccagctgaacttg agtatttgtacgtatgtacttatcgtctgctgtatgatcgaatatcgaatag gcgcttggccatggatcgctgcattaggttttcgtaatccccgaaacccagacaaaccactatggaagtgcggaggttccctgatatcggctaggcatgttttgaccgcagcacattgtgcacatatggatggaatagaaaacatacacaatcataatattgccattcttagattggtggaggaggtgccattttcgagtaagtcctcaaatatatatatatatatgctattgagtattactgaagtatcatatcctgaaatttcttactgtacacatatattgtgtcataaagcgtgtacaattctttctcatacttttggtcattcgtttcctgcattttcatttatttttttatttttcagggtacgtatatcccatttgtacgaaagagcccctacgaaagagcaacttcgtcggctataa